A genomic stretch from Anaerococcus mediterraneensis includes:
- a CDS encoding patatin family protein produces the protein MKLGFVDVGGGTRGIYGAGIFDTFLENNIKCDYFIGVSAGAANGAAFLAGQTYRNYRFYNDYAFRKDYMSLRNFIRDGSYIDLEYVYSYLSNSDGQDPLDYESINANPSEFEIVTSLVDTGKAYYFEKDDLKKDSYDPIKASCCVPLLCKPYYIGDQGYFDGGLSDPIPYKRAFESGCDKLVVVLTRPKNDFRNPKDDLKAYRLLKKSYPKAALALKNRANLYNRSLHEILELEKEGKVIIIGPKSIGKLKTLTQDHDLLDDLYFSGRRDGKKAIIELAKFYNNN, from the coding sequence ATGAAGTTAGGATTTGTAGATGTTGGTGGTGGAACAAGAGGCATATATGGAGCCGGGATATTCGATACTTTTCTAGAAAATAATATAAAATGTGATTATTTCATAGGAGTATCAGCAGGAGCAGCCAATGGGGCGGCTTTTTTGGCAGGGCAAACCTATAGGAATTATAGGTTTTATAATGACTATGCCTTTAGAAAAGACTATATGAGTCTGAGAAATTTTATAAGGGATGGGTCCTATATTGACCTAGAATATGTATATTCATACCTTAGCAACTCAGACGGACAAGACCCCCTGGATTATGAAAGTATAAACGCTAATCCATCAGAATTTGAAATAGTTACAAGTCTAGTAGATACAGGAAAAGCTTATTATTTTGAAAAGGATGACCTAAAAAAAGATTCTTATGATCCTATAAAAGCTTCCTGCTGTGTGCCTTTGCTATGCAAGCCATATTATATAGGTGACCAGGGATACTTTGATGGGGGATTGTCAGACCCTATACCCTACAAAAGGGCCTTTGAGTCTGGTTGTGACAAGCTAGTCGTAGTTTTGACCAGGCCTAAGAATGATTTTAGAAATCCTAAAGATGACCTAAAAGCCTACAGGCTTTTAAAAAAATCTTATCCAAAGGCAGCCCTAGCCCTAAAAAATAGGGCCAATCTTTATAACAGGTCCCTTCATGAAATATTAGAATTAGAAAAGGAAGGAAAAGTAATCATCATAGGACCAAAATCAATTGGCAAACTAAAAACTTTGACCCAAGACCATGATCTCTTGGATGATTTATATTTTTCTGGAAGGAGGGATGGTAAAAAAGCTATCATAGAATTGGCCAAGTTTTATAATAATAATTGA